The DNA segment TTTTATTACAGATAACGATACTCTGCGTGGCAGTGGTCCACGTCATTTGCGACTTACCTCCTGGAACGAGACGTAACACATACCTGCCACCCGAGCCAACAAAGGGTTACAATTACGATACACCTCGGGTACCGTTCCCAAAACCCTCGACCTCACGGCCCCCCTTCTCCACGACAACACCTTATCCAAGAACAATGCGCCCCTATCCTAGTACCAAGCCAGTCACGAAATTCCCGTCGTCGAGACCGACTCCGGGCGAAGGATATCCACCCACAGGTCCAAGACCCACTCCAGAGTTCCCAGACTATGGAACACCAACTGGGCCTACTAGTAACACCATTACTCCTGGTGGAGTAAGTAGcaattgccttcatcagggtctaaCGATGCTCGCGTACCACGGTGAATCGTCGATAAGTATCACCATTCTAAATTGCAATAAAATGAATTCTTTGTAAGTGTCGTGCAGTCTACACCAGGCCGTGGCTCGATAAGTGTCGCGAGTCGGTCAAAATTGTTTGCGAGTGTCGTGCAATCTACAGACTCTGACACTTACAAAGGGTCTAATTTTAGGGTTCTCCTAATTGCTTAGTACATATTTTCTTCCAGTACAAAACTACACAAAAACTTGTGAaccgaattaatattaaatttcacgAGACACCCTGTGAATCGATGGGATTATGCAAGACTAACTTATAACTGTCacactttaattatttatatcttaaaaTGTGTTGGGCATTGGTACTTACCTTACTAGTTGCAACTCGGCGACTCTTCAGCCGATTTCTCTGGGTTTAACGGTAAAAGGGAAGAAACTCGAGGACCTTAGTTCTAAGTCTAGGAATTAATTTCAGCATGATCACCATCATCACGAGCCGGGCATGCCGTTCGATTTCAACTACGCCGTGAAGGAAGACGCGTTCGGCAACGATTACTCCCACAACGCCATAAGCGACGGCGATATCGTTCGCGGAGAATACAGAGTCCAGCTTCCGGACGGAAGGCTGCAGATTGTCCGTTACACCGCCGATTGGAAGCACGGATTCAGTGCACAGGTCTCCTACGACGGGAACCCACGTTTCGACGTTCCTCGGCCGCCAGGCACCTTCGCTGGCTATTAAGCTCAGCGTCGATCGAGCCTAGGGTTGCGAACTCGTACGATGTTAATACACGTTTGTTCTGCGGTTCTTGTCGTTAGTTCTCACCGTGCAGTATCGCCGTCTCTTCGTTATCCATTCGTTGCCGCTAATCAGAGACGGGCAGTAATTTTATTCGCGACATTTATTCGATTGAACGGTTGCTTAGGTACTTAAGTTTTTTCCTAGTTCAATGATAAGAATAATATTCGAATTCTAATTCGTTGTCGATCAGCAACGAATAAAAAGTTCAGttttcttttattcgttattcgtgatttttatccaaataaaaattttacccgTCTCTGTCGCTAATTAGCCCGAATCGTTCGTATCGTCGaggattttatttttcatttgcaGTCGACCCTGTTTACGCAGATTCGGGAGTCGGTGCTGCTCGAACTAGATACTGAAGGAAACCTTGGGGGTGAGAAAGGAAGCATATGTGTGGAGGGTATAGAAATTAAATGATTACTATTCGAAATGAACGTATTCGGAGACAAAagttatttgaaaatatttaccCCTTCCCGTGGCATTTAGCTTGACGAAATCCGGGCCCAAACGGTAGGCGTCAATGCGCggtaaacagaccagactgatgctaaactgctTTGAAACAGAGATTATAAAAATCGTGACCAACTCTTGTGGCGTACcgataggaactaaaactcaatGACGATAGTGATTTGTTGTCCGTGAGCCTGGCTCGTGATGTTTACATTTGAGCCGACTTTCTGTTCGCGAGTCTGGCTCGTGACATTCatgtttgggccaaaatcttcatcacgagtcagactcgttaaaataTGGGAAGGGGTTAAGCAGATGGGTAATACACAACTTGCAGTTGAACGAGTAGCACCCTCCTTCAGGATCTGTCGCTTTGAAAGAaattgtatttgcaatcgcaaATGGTTTTGATCGTAGTTGGTACTATCGATTTTGTTCAGTTCCCTGCCGGTGTAAATTTTAGATATAAGTAATCAAAGACAACCCCTTAGATCagagtatattttttattcttcaATTAGATGTGTCCAATGGACACGAATAATATAGGAggaacgaaataaaaaattgttaaaattaaagtGTACTTCTTTCTGAAACATGAAACACCAGTTAAGGACTAATTTGTACCAGTAACATTTAATTTTAAGGGTGCTGATAAAACAATACTAACCCCTTGCAGTCGCGCGTTAAAAGAATGATTGATTACTTAAATGCTCGGTCAATGATCTAAGGAAAGGATTCGAAATTCGAAATCAGCTTGCAAAGGAAACATTTTCTTAGATCGCTGATCAATTTTAAAGGAAAAAGTAAACAACGCTGTAATTCAGAATAAGAGGATCATTGTGTTATCATTTTTCATAATAAaaacataaataatttaatgtttTTAATGTTTATGGTTATGCTACCAATAACTTTATATTTGCAGAACACATGTGCCTGACTTCAAAAATTGTTTGtaacatatatttttataagtATTACATGTAGCGTAAGGTTCAATTACATAATTTCTAGGAGTCTTTACATTTAATGTAGTTTACTTTTTACACTGGTTTTTAGGAAAGAACTGGGAGTTTTAAAGTTTGACACTGCCAACCCTAGCCTCGACCAATAATTGTAAATGTATTATAAATAATCCAAGGAAATACTCGAGAGTTTATATTGACAATTCGTTTGAATAAACTCATTCAAATCAAAGGTCCATCGAATATGTttgcaatttaatataaaaaaatccaATGTTTTCAAgcatttcttctttttctaatCAATATTActttcattttcttttaatattttacttAAAAAAGCATATATCTCTTTAATTAAAACTATTTTTACAGAAAAATAAGACTATGTACAAAGAATAGTTTGTTGTGATGGTTTGTCGCTATGGTTAAATTGATCGTCGCGCATGTGCACTCACAATGATGTTGCGAAGCTTCGCTGTTCATCGAATACCACGATGATTTATCATCTTTCTTCTGTCTTATAAAATCATTTACCATTTCACTGTCCTTGAGACTTGAGAAAAGTTGCTCGATCATGATCGCGACCAAGTAAAGTTTTTTCCAATTTGTGATATCGCCTGAAAAGTTTTGCCGTTCAAAATGACTCTACCATTATCGAGAATAGACTACACAGCCGTGGGTGTTACATCTCGAGGTACAACAAAGATTTTCTCCACGTCGGAGCATAGACAAACTCAAAAGTTTGCTGTTGCTGACCACGATGGCGTGTTACACGTCTACGGTAAGTTTTATACAAGTTTTACGCCGCTTTCACAATCCCTGTTTTCAATTGCTgaacaaacaattaatttttaatataggtATGAAGAAGGGCGAGCTACAGCTGTCGTTCAAGTCTCTACCCGGCCCGAAAATTAATAAACTAGTTCTAGGTGGTTCCGCGCGCGATAAGATTTACATTGCGCACGGAAATACCGTGAAGGGTTACTCGAAAAAAGGAAAACTATTCCTAGATTTCGACACAAATTTGATAGATCCCATTTCAGCAATGTGAGTTTGCTCGCTTTGGGCTATACAAGAGCACTGATAAATTCGAATAAATCCTATCACGTTTTATAATTCTTAGGTGTGTGCTTGGACCGCATCTTGCAGCATGCGCTCGGGATCTTTATCACAGATACCACGATTGCAAAGATGCTGACTCTTATTTGGCCGGTGAAACCTTATACGATGTTGTTCTTTTGCCCGCCGAAGGTTCTACCGTTTATGCGATCCTCGCTTGCGGAGATTGTgcagtaaaattaatttatttatcgcGTTACGGTCAATCTTTTTCTAATCGATTTACTTTTTCTAGGTACGAGTTCTTCATGGCACAAAGAGCCCAGCGGTTCTTAGACTTCCGAGCGTGCCTACGGTGCTATCTTTATACAGGTTCTCAATGTTCTGTTACTTTACATATCACTTTTAATCCCATATCGTACGCTTCCTGACGATAATCTTTATAGAGAGGGTGATACCGAATCTAAAGACCGTGTTCTGGTCGGAACCATGGATGGCAGGATAGGTTTACTGATTCTTCAGGGTAACAAAACATTGAGAATCACTTGGTTGTTGAACGTGACAGGCTCCGAGGTCACTTCTTTAGACACTTACGAATTGCAAGATGGTTTGGATATACTTGTCGGTCGACAAGACGGTACTGTCGAAGTGTACACATTTCCTGACGAAGACACGTCACCGTCCTTTCGCTATCGTTACGTATGTACACGTCGTGATTCGTAATTTTTTATCGCTGAGGACTCTCGTGTTTTAGAATGCCAATGAGAGTATCAGTTCGGTGGTAGGTGGTGTAATTGGAGCTGCAAAATATCCTGAGGTTCTGGTTACAACGTATTCAGGCCGGATATTTGGCTTGACCACCAGACCACCTGGACTTTTGGAATCTGATCAAAATGACGGTTTGATTAAGTTGAAAGCAGAGATACAACAATTACAGGAAAAACTTAACGAAGAAAAGGAAGCAGCTAATTTTACTGTCGATCCTTTAGCGCCGTTAATTTTGTCAGTAAATCATAGGTAATGCAATCGTTATTTTTACGTGGATACGTTTTAATAACGAAGACTAAAGAAATCGCTTCCAGGATGGTTTTGAACCAGGAAGACGCATCGTATTCGCTTTCCATAGAACTTGATACTCCGATAGACAATATTTTAGTACAATCAGACACACCGATAAAATTACTGGATGTGGAAAGCAACAGTGCGGTAGTCAGCCTCTCTGCTTGCAATCCTAGAGATGGCAATTTTGTCCTTGCTACTTATCGTTGCCAAGTAAGCATAAGTTACAGAGGAAACAGTGAAATGTAAGATATTTTTAAGCTGATTATTATTTATAGGTAAATACTAATCATCTTGAAATGAGATTAAGAACCATCGAAGGTCAACCAGGTGTTTTACAAATCTACGTAACTTCACAAGTATACTTTCAATTCTCTTGTATATAGAGAATGAAGCATGTAAAGCGTGAAACTTGAATATTTGCAAGATACTTTACCACTAGGTTTGAAAATATTCGGATGTCACGCTTTACGTACGTctctttatataaaataaaaatatatatcaaattatataatccagaaacctcTTTGTAATTTAGGTACAGCCGAAATGCTGTCGTAGAATATCGATACCCATATATGCCCTTTCCCTCCACGTAAGACAACACGAAACAGATGACACAGAGTTCTCTGGAAAGTCTTTTAACGAATTAAAATTGATTGGAAGCTTCACCGTTGCGGAGGTAGATTCTTaaactataaaaatatattttaccaaAGACCAACATTGAAGTATACCAGTAATTCTAATCCTTCCCTTCGAATCCGTTTTAAGGATTAAATATACTTTGATATACTCTAGATGCACGCCTGGCTTTCTTTGATATTACCCGATGTTCCTGAAAGGCCTCACTTGCAAGAAGGCGAAGCTACTTTATCATACGTTTCGTCTGTCGTGGGCACAATTTTGAAATGCACATACAAGTAAGTCTTTCGATGCTCCGACGCGATACTGGTTTCaacgatttattaatttttagaaAAGGAAATGCTATTTTCCTTGGGGAGAATATATCGAGTATCATAATTCTCAGAGATATATTGACGAGAGAAgcaacaaagagaaaaattaagTTAGATGTATTTTGTGGTACGTTATTTTGATGCGTCGACTATTTTTTTAAACTGAGTTTTTTTTCAAATGTTCGTTTCGGTTGAACAAAAAGTATCTCCACAGACGTCGCAGAGGGCAGTATATCCAGAGTGCTGGAGTTAATGCTTCCGAGATTGAACACGGCTCACAAATTAATTACGaaagtaaaaattttaaatgcgcTAGAAGAATgggaattaaaagaaaatccaAAACAGAATCTGTGCTCAGAGTACCAAGAATTGCTACAGGAAGAAACAGAAATCAAATCACAAATGGCGAAGGATAACGAAATTTTAGATAGGCTGCACGGAGTAATTACAGATCTTTATGTTGATTGGGAAAGAGCTAAACGGTCTCGCAGGTAATGTATAAATAATATGACATATATTGACAATATATTACAATTAACAATTGCATTTCATTCGTCAACTTGCAAAACACAATGTATTCTGTATTAACAAAATCATATACTTTACTTTTCTTTCTCGCTTGTTTCTTCTATCatcgatttaaatttaaattaacatttaatatttcgaatattcttattcgagcaaaaaaagaaaatgacAACTTTCTTCTTTCAGATTCttatttcaaatattgatcgtatattATATAAAcgatattatataaattataataaaaaatgtttaGGAACATAATTGGCAACGTAAtgtaaagaaaataattgatacataattttattaatatcgttCATCGATTACTCTGTCAGTAATAAAGTCGAAGAATTTCGTCATTCTCCAttttatatttacatatatcaaaaattaaaatttatttaaaacagttGTTTACCGAAGAGTTGAATTGAAAACTTGAAATAAATTGCACCACTTTCTATATACACTCCATCCGTTTCAGGATTAGTAGCAAAGATGCGGCGGAAAAGCTCAACGCAGCTCTCGAATCCAGAGAAATGGCTCAGCTTTTACATGTTTTCATTGATACAAGTAACACGGTGCCTGCACCATCTTTAACACCTTCGATTATTTAAGACTGAACTACAGATTTTTTTTTTGTGGAGAATGCAATAAAAGTGGACCACAGTGTTTCTATAAATGTCTTCacgtaaaaaatatatttttcaacgaCGATTCGCGATACAAACGACTAACTTACCTAGACTTAAaaatgtacatacatatatacagggtgtaaatGGAATAGGCAATTAAACGTTAGGAGCGTTTCTTGTTTGCTGTGATTAAAACAAAACCTACAAAATAGATTAGATAATTTTTCCTTTGAGAATATAAATACTTTTCGCTTATTTCGTTAGAGAAattgctagaaataatttttttccaatTTTATACCTAAAATCACTTCTCATTAACTGTCGAACACGTTTACCTTAAAGTATTTTCCCAAATTTTGAAAATCGTTAGTTTTACATTTTAAATGCTTATACCTCAGTAAGGAAAAGtttccgaatccatgtttatacGACCTTTGTTCGCACTCGAGATAAACAGAATACGCTTCTGAAGTTCGACCACCAATTTCAATTATATTCTGTATTTATAgatttatgtatatatatatatctttaTGCAATTAAACTGATATATATTTTTAGGATTTCCTTTCTGTTTTGTACTTTCACAAGTTTCTCGCTAAAAACAGTCTTAAGAATATTATTTAAACACTGTATCAATCGTGATCGTGTTTCCTTAAATGTATATCGCAGAGAAACTGGAAAGTACAGTATGCACAATTACATAGGCAGTGCGTTGATGCATAGCACTTCGATCAGTCATTTACAATGAAGGTCCACTACTCGTCAGAGCACTATCTTTGTGCAATAGACCTTTCACGTTCCATCGTTAGATTATCTCACGTGCTGGATCGCGCGTTACGGTACAAAAACAACCTTTAATTCTTTTCCGAATAAACGTTACATGAAGAAATACTGCCTGCAAAAATAACAACACAaaatattttcgcaaactttttcacACCACAACgtaaattaaaacaaataaacTTACATGTTATCGGTAGTACGTACAACTGCCTCCAATGGATCCCTATCTTGATTCGAGTCTGTCGTAGTCGTCACAGTATATTCCAAAGTTTGCCCACCAGCATGTGGCAAAATGCTTTCGGGATTATCGTCCGGTGGAACAATTTCCACGACTCCTGTTGCTTCCACTTCTAATTTTAAATCCCTAACGAGATCTTGAATTGTTTTGGCTTGTGCTCCTTTATCGTTCTCATCCTCTATGTTCTTGCTTGATATAACCCTGTTCAAAGGTCTGTCTGTTCTTCCTCTAGAATGTGTATGCATATGCCTTTTCATGTCACTTCGCACTCGAAATGCTTTTCCACATACTGTGCATGAATGCGGTTTCTCTCCAGTATGTATACGGCGATGATTTTGTAAGTAACTGCTCGCTCTAAACGTTTTGTTACAGTATTCGCAACGATAATTcttttctccggtatggattcTTCTGTGAACGATTAAAGAGTATTTTCGCGCGAAGTCTTTACCACAATATTCGCATTGATATTGTTTTTGTTCCGAATGGATGCTCGTCGAATGGTATTTCAAGTCTCCCCATTGACGAAAATGtcgaccgcattcttcacacttgTACGGCTTATCGCCGCTATGAAGGCGCTTGTGAACCTATATTTCCAATAGTCTGATTAATAGACAAAACTTATGGTTGTGTTAATTGCAATAGGTTACCTTTAAAGCACTAGCCGCGAAGAAACTTTTTCCACAAACTTCACACTGATGCGGCCGTTCTCCACTGTGAGATCGCATGTGGTATACTAAACTATTTTTATGGTGGAATGACCGATCACATTGAGGACACGATAATTCATCTTCGAACATAATCAATTATATGAAAGTATATTGGTCAAAGAGA comes from the Colletes latitarsis isolate SP2378_abdomen chromosome 7, iyColLati1, whole genome shotgun sequence genome and includes:
- the LOC143344050 gene encoding uncharacterized protein LOC143344050: MFYLQITILCVAVVHVICDLPPGTRRNTYLPPEPTKGYNYDTPRVPFPKPSTSRPPFSTTTPYPRTMRPYPSTKPVTKFPSSRPTPGEGYPPTGPRPTPEFPDYGTPTGPTSNTITPGGHDHHHHEPGMPFDFNYAVKEDAFGNDYSHNAISDGDIVRGEYRVQLPDGRLQIVRYTADWKHGFSAQVSYDGNPRFDVPRPPGTFAGY
- the LOC143344042 gene encoding BBSome complex member BBS7, with the protein product MTLPLSRIDYTAVGVTSRGTTKIFSTSEHRQTQKFAVADHDGVLHVYGMKKGELQLSFKSLPGPKINKLVLGGSARDKIYIAHGNTVKGYSKKGKLFLDFDTNLIDPISAMCVLGPHLAACARDLYHRYHDCKDADSYLAGETLYDVVLLPAEGSTVYAILACGDCAVRVLHGTKSPAVLRLPSVPTVLSLYREGDTESKDRVLVGTMDGRIGLLILQGNKTLRITWLLNVTGSEVTSLDTYELQDGLDILVGRQDGTVEVYTFPDEDTSPSFRYRYNANESISSVVGGVIGAAKYPEVLVTTYSGRIFGLTTRPPGLLESDQNDGLIKLKAEIQQLQEKLNEEKEAANFTVDPLAPLILSVNHRMVLNQEDASYSLSIELDTPIDNILVQSDTPIKLLDVESNSAVVSLSACNPRDGNFVLATYRCQVNTNHLEMRLRTIEGQPGVLQIYVTSQVQPKCCRRISIPIYALSLHVRQHETDDTEFSGKSFNELKLIGSFTVAEMHAWLSLILPDVPERPHLQEGEATLSYVSSVVGTILKCTYKKGNAIFLGENISSIIILRDILTREATKRKIKLDVFCDVAEGSISRVLELMLPRLNTAHKLITKVKILNALEEWELKENPKQNLCSEYQELLQEETEIKSQMAKDNEILDRLHGVITDLYVDWERAKRSRRISSKDAAEKLNAALESREMAQLLHVFIDTSNTVPAPSLTPSII